A window from Vulcanimicrobium alpinum encodes these proteins:
- a CDS encoding N-acetylmuramoyl-L-alanine amidase: MARSRDRRSSLPVFAALLLAAFAACALPARAQERAPLLWFQGTRLIFEHAVAQNGDLAVAARDPGTVRFLERLGAHVSYQPQQRYVVVTAQDRRTIVFTLGDPSYLIAGVRARAPFAPFDDNGDAVLPFYALARALYVEPVADAGGETVLQPRIGALDVRSDGGRTIVTVRGAMPLLATTNADTPDRVQISFTGQGASVAPSRGGPGSQLAGIDVAVNGSPRVPTTTLTLSGAPGTTHRVVPGASPTTYAVVFEGGAVAQNPAVPPPPFPGPADSPPPTPQPGPTIVAPIVAGRATVTDLTIGPGSDDTLAVRVALSGAVRYEWHRLLDHRWYVDLANTTLSGPGRDERPSFGSVQSVRVRQIGTTDAPAVRIAFTMTGDQRVDVQPSDNGLAIAVANAPSPDLARTGVGATGGPPVAQSAATPDPASSDAPWKFAPGNGSRIIVLDPGHGGSDTGTAHNNLVEKDLTLDIARRLRALLTAQGWTVRMTRDSDIDPVSQDNLSKMRADGLANPDDRAYLQTRCDTANNVNARLFISIHINSAPFAGAKGTTFYWYKPQDAAFAQALERSVIPLAGTQDDGTRHENFYVVRHTTMPSVLIETAFVTNPDDVALLRSPSFLQNVAQGIANGVKAYAGAPGAQPLSLRQ; the protein is encoded by the coding sequence ATGGCCCGCTCACGCGATCGTCGTTCTAGCCTTCCCGTCTTCGCAGCGCTGCTGCTGGCGGCGTTCGCCGCCTGCGCGCTGCCTGCGCGCGCCCAGGAACGCGCGCCGCTGCTGTGGTTTCAGGGAACGCGCCTCATCTTCGAACACGCCGTCGCGCAGAACGGCGATCTCGCCGTCGCTGCCCGCGATCCCGGGACGGTGCGCTTCCTCGAACGGCTCGGCGCGCACGTCTCGTACCAGCCGCAGCAGCGCTACGTCGTCGTCACCGCGCAGGATCGCCGCACGATCGTCTTTACGCTCGGCGATCCGTCGTATCTGATCGCCGGCGTGCGCGCGCGCGCGCCGTTTGCGCCGTTCGACGACAACGGCGATGCGGTGCTTCCGTTCTACGCGCTGGCCCGGGCGCTCTACGTCGAGCCGGTCGCCGACGCCGGCGGCGAGACGGTGCTGCAGCCGCGCATCGGCGCGCTCGACGTGCGCAGCGACGGCGGCCGCACGATCGTGACGGTGCGCGGCGCGATGCCGCTGCTGGCGACGACCAACGCCGACACGCCGGACCGCGTGCAGATCTCGTTCACCGGGCAGGGCGCGTCGGTCGCGCCCTCGCGCGGCGGCCCCGGCTCGCAGCTCGCCGGGATCGACGTCGCCGTGAACGGCTCGCCGCGCGTGCCGACGACGACGCTGACGCTCTCCGGCGCGCCCGGTACGACGCACCGCGTCGTCCCCGGCGCGTCGCCGACGACCTACGCGGTGGTCTTCGAAGGGGGCGCCGTCGCGCAGAACCCTGCGGTTCCGCCGCCGCCGTTCCCCGGTCCGGCGGACTCGCCGCCGCCGACGCCGCAGCCGGGGCCGACGATCGTCGCGCCGATCGTCGCCGGCCGCGCCACCGTCACCGATCTCACCATCGGTCCGGGGAGCGACGACACGCTCGCGGTGCGCGTCGCGCTCAGCGGCGCCGTGCGCTACGAATGGCATCGCCTGCTCGATCACCGCTGGTACGTCGATCTCGCCAATACGACGCTCAGCGGCCCCGGGCGCGACGAGCGGCCGTCGTTCGGGAGCGTCCAGTCGGTGCGCGTACGGCAGATCGGGACGACCGATGCACCCGCGGTCCGCATCGCGTTCACGATGACCGGCGATCAGCGCGTCGACGTGCAACCGTCCGATAACGGCCTCGCGATCGCGGTGGCGAACGCGCCGTCGCCGGATCTCGCGCGCACCGGGGTCGGCGCGACCGGCGGTCCGCCGGTGGCGCAGAGCGCGGCGACGCCGGATCCGGCTTCCAGCGACGCGCCGTGGAAGTTCGCGCCCGGCAACGGCTCGCGCATCATCGTGCTCGATCCCGGTCACGGCGGCTCGGACACGGGGACCGCGCACAACAACCTGGTCGAGAAGGACCTGACGCTCGACATCGCGCGCCGTCTGCGCGCGCTGCTGACCGCGCAGGGCTGGACGGTGCGGATGACGCGCGATTCGGACATCGACCCGGTCAGTCAGGACAATCTGAGCAAGATGCGCGCCGACGGACTGGCCAATCCCGACGACCGCGCGTATCTGCAGACGCGCTGCGACACCGCGAACAACGTGAACGCGCGGCTGTTCATCAGCATCCACATCAACAGCGCGCCGTTCGCCGGCGCGAAAGGGACGACGTTCTATTGGTACAAGCCGCAGGACGCCGCGTTCGCTCAGGCGCTCGAGCGCAGCGTGATCCCGCTCGCGGGGACGCAAGACGACGGCACGCGGCACGAGAACTTCTACGTGGTGCGTCACACGACGATGCCCTCGGTGCTGATCGAAACGGCGTTCGTCACCAATCCCGACGACGTCGCGCTGCTGCGTTCGCCGTCGTTCCTGCAGAACGTCGCCCAGGGGATCGCCAACGGGGTGAAAGCATACGCCGGCGCGCCGGGCGCACAGCCGCTGAGCCTGCGGCAGTGA
- a CDS encoding glutamate racemase, which yields MLGLYDSGLGGLTVLAALRAAGIDQDVVYFADQAHVPYGDKTDAQIHGYLGENLALLRDHGVDAVVTACNTSCAVAGKLGWPATTLPVLDLIATAGASLAQTPHRRIAVVATAATVRSGAYARAIAAHAPHVEVVERAAPALVPLVEAGAAESDDARAAVFAVAATLPEVDAIVYGCTHYPLLDRWFADALGAAVIRIDPAQAQAEAARALVARLGLTPGAGTTTYYTNGDPAAFDAGVRRLGGGAGRVLSLIAPYASR from the coding sequence GTGCTCGGGCTTTACGACTCCGGCCTCGGCGGCTTGACGGTTCTCGCGGCGCTGCGCGCGGCGGGGATCGATCAGGACGTCGTCTACTTCGCCGATCAGGCGCACGTGCCGTACGGAGACAAGACCGACGCGCAGATCCACGGCTATCTCGGCGAGAACCTCGCGCTGCTGCGCGATCACGGCGTCGACGCCGTCGTCACGGCGTGCAACACGAGCTGCGCCGTCGCGGGCAAGCTCGGCTGGCCGGCGACGACGCTGCCGGTGCTCGATCTCATCGCCACAGCCGGGGCGTCACTCGCGCAGACGCCGCACCGGCGGATCGCGGTCGTCGCGACGGCTGCGACGGTGCGCAGCGGCGCGTACGCGCGCGCGATCGCGGCCCACGCGCCGCACGTCGAGGTCGTCGAACGCGCAGCGCCGGCGCTGGTGCCGCTGGTCGAAGCCGGCGCCGCTGAGAGCGATGACGCACGCGCCGCCGTCTTCGCGGTCGCCGCGACGCTTCCGGAGGTCGACGCGATCGTCTACGGCTGCACCCACTACCCGCTGCTCGACCGCTGGTTCGCCGATGCGCTCGGCGCGGCCGTGATCCGAATCGATCCGGCGCAGGCGCAAGCGGAGGCCGCGCGCGCGCTCGTCGCGCGGCTCGGGCTCACACCGGGCGCGGGGACGACGACCTACTACACCAACGGCGATCCCGCGGCGTTCGATGCCGGCGTGCGGCGCCTCGGCGGCGGCGCCGGCCGCGTCCTCTCGCTCATCGCACCGTACGCGTCGCGCTGA